The following proteins are encoded in a genomic region of Pseudomonas saponiphila:
- a CDS encoding DAHL domain-containing protein encodes MKRPRLPVTLFTLLILGLVLALAFLYLKTVIGQTANYALSRDLIGHIKQLNAQWETEVLKSRIAITHDYDPLVLPVQQINRLWSRFDQVSQQEHVDPQGWQASHQAFLAAFQEKADLVERFKSHNSVLRNSLAFLPTAEDDIQVRLAGLDDAQRLAQQSIAIDTYDLLLSSLEFAQVSSDDKAADILVGLNKLAVNKQRLPEAMHEPVEILSNHVSVILREQPMVNQLLEKITSIPVAQRLDEINAQLNSDQLQADLQDQKSLQYLLVFSTLLVLLILYLVFHLLRSYGVIRRVNTALQSANEHLEQRVEERTHELKEAQSELLHAARQAGMAEIATNVLHNVGNVLNSVNISSELLGRTLRSSKAQGLGKAMQLINQHQGDLGQFFTEDEKGKLLPGYLNQLVEAIASEQQGMSDELAQLGRSIDHIKEIVATQQSYAGASRLVEPLRVNELIDDALRMNSGALVRHQVTVVKDYAEVPEVMGDKHRMLLILINLISNAKYAMSDLDEQSRTLTIRVRVLEGRTLRIQVQDQGEGIAAENLTRIFAHGFTTRKEGHGFGLHSCALAAMEMDGQLSVHSDGPGLGATFTLDIPLIDAENPTWTH; translated from the coding sequence GATCGGTCACATCAAGCAACTGAACGCCCAGTGGGAAACCGAGGTGCTCAAGTCCCGCATCGCCATCACCCATGACTACGATCCCCTGGTGCTGCCGGTGCAGCAGATCAATCGACTGTGGAGTCGCTTCGATCAGGTGTCGCAGCAGGAGCATGTAGACCCCCAGGGATGGCAGGCCAGTCATCAGGCCTTTCTCGCCGCGTTCCAGGAAAAGGCCGACCTGGTGGAGCGCTTCAAGTCCCACAACTCGGTGCTGCGCAACTCCCTGGCCTTCCTGCCCACCGCCGAGGACGACATCCAGGTCCGCCTGGCCGGTCTGGATGACGCCCAGCGCCTGGCACAGCAGAGCATCGCCATCGACACCTACGACCTGCTGCTCAGCAGCCTGGAGTTCGCCCAGGTGTCCAGCGACGACAAGGCCGCCGACATTCTGGTGGGGCTGAACAAGCTGGCGGTGAACAAGCAACGCCTGCCCGAGGCCATGCACGAGCCGGTGGAAATCCTCAGCAACCACGTCTCGGTGATCCTGCGCGAACAGCCGATGGTCAACCAGCTGCTGGAGAAAATCACCTCGATCCCGGTGGCCCAGCGCCTGGACGAGATCAACGCCCAGCTCAACAGCGACCAGCTCCAGGCCGACCTGCAGGACCAGAAGTCCCTTCAGTACTTGCTGGTGTTCTCGACGCTGCTGGTGCTGTTGATCCTCTATCTGGTGTTCCACCTGCTGCGCAGCTACGGAGTGATCCGCCGGGTCAACACCGCCCTGCAGAGCGCCAATGAACACCTGGAGCAACGGGTCGAGGAACGTACCCACGAGCTCAAGGAAGCCCAGAGCGAACTGCTGCACGCCGCGCGCCAGGCGGGCATGGCGGAAATCGCCACCAATGTGCTGCACAACGTCGGCAACGTGCTCAACAGCGTGAACATCTCCAGCGAACTGCTGGGCCGCACCCTGCGCTCCAGCAAGGCCCAGGGCCTGGGCAAGGCGATGCAACTGATCAACCAGCACCAGGGCGACCTGGGGCAGTTCTTCACTGAAGACGAAAAGGGCAAGCTGCTCCCCGGCTACCTCAACCAGCTGGTAGAGGCCATCGCCAGCGAGCAACAGGGCATGAGCGACGAGCTGGCCCAGCTCGGGCGCAGTATCGATCACATCAAGGAAATCGTCGCCACCCAGCAGTCCTATGCCGGCGCCTCGCGGCTGGTCGAACCCCTGCGGGTCAACGAACTGATCGACGACGCCCTGCGCATGAACTCCGGGGCCCTGGTCCGGCACCAGGTCACGGTGGTCAAGGACTACGCCGAAGTGCCCGAGGTGATGGGCGACAAGCACCGCATGCTGCTGATCCTGATCAACCTGATCAGCAACGCCAAATACGCCATGTCCGACCTCGACGAGCAGTCCCGCACCCTGACCATCCGCGTCCGGGTGCTGGAGGGCCGGACCCTGCGCATCCAGGTTCAGGACCAGGGCGAAGGCATCGCCGCCGAAAACCTCACGCGGATCTTTGCCCACGGATTCACCACCCGCAAGGAGGGCCACGGCTTCGGCCTGCACAGTTGCGCCCTGGCCGCCATGGAGATGGACGGCCAGCTCAGCGTGCACAGCGACGGGCCGGGACTGGGCGCCACCTTCACTCTGGACATCCCGCTGATCGACGCCGAGAACCCCACATGGACTCACTGA